The window AAGCTGAGTAAATTAGGTTGAAAGTGCAATTAAAGAAGGATATGCACTCGGATTGCATCATCACGTTGACTAATTTGCATAACTTTTATTCTCTAAATTCCTCCAGCAAATACTGATTCTTACTTGTTATACAGAAAGATCAGTCATTTCCATAATTTAGTCATCTTAATTTCTAAACAGCCTTTACACGGTTATGTGTAATAATGACCTTCGAAGTGCGAATTAAACTACCATTCTTGATTTATCACTAATTAATCAGTTGAGTCCAGCAAGTGGTTAAATAACTTAGTTTAACAAAAAGCAAATTATCTGGTTATAATTGACATAAAGAGGCTCCACAAATATGGGGAATAAGATAATGGAGTATAAACAAGGTTAAAGTACACTCTGTTGAAGATATTCAATAAGAACAACAAGGGGTACTAAGCTCCCGTTATGCGCGGGGTCCGAAAAAGTGCCGGACCACAAAGGTCTATAGTATACAAAGATATTCAATACTACAACAAATAAAAAAAGGGCAAAGGAGAAATGGTAACAACCATTATCTTGCTTCCTCTGAAATATATTACATCCTATAGTTTTCAATACTTTTATCTTTAGGAGTAAACACTGAAGTGGCAAGCAAGTAAGCCACAGCTCCAGACTAGATGAAAGGGAGCTGGCATTTGCTATGTGCCAGCATCAAATGACACTTAAATCTGCCACACTTCTATACATGTTGAAAACGTGGGATTATTACAAAGAGAATACAAGACAGGAAAAGAAGAATTACAAAAGGTCATGACTGTCTGTATCAGCAGACCTCCAATGCCTCCCTAAATCCGATGTTAAAATTATTTGGCAACCGTTTCTTACCCAAGTCTGCATTTCCTTTGTGCATCATGGCCACAAACTCATTGTAATCTATCCGACCATCCTGAAAGATTAGAAGATAGTTGTAGTAATAACGGAACAAGAATTAATGCCAGTAAAAAGGACGGAAGTATCAATGAGTAGTCAATGGCGGATTCAGAATTTAGACGCTAAGGGTTTTGAACTTTGTGTTGGTTGACATATGCATATGTTTTTTATGAATTTTGACTATGGCCTAATAATCAGTTTCATTGTCTGACCGTCCAACGCTAGTGTGCTTAATGTGACATTTTTTGGGCTACCAAACTCTACAACTGGCACTATGGAGTAAAGAGCTGCTGGTATCTTGTCACATTCCAAAGGTGCCCAGAGGACTTGCCAAAACAGAAACAGATAACTTTTGTCATCACTGACAGCTATGTCTATGCATAATTTAGAAGATTACCTATACTGTTAAGTTACAGTAGTTAATAAACACATTATAAAACGGTCAATAATAATTAAaatcacaaagaaagaaaaagaattaatcctttttcttattttacgTGGCACAAAAATCTGGAGTTTTTCTTTAGACACGAATTTCTTATACTGGTTTATGCACTCTGGTCGATATTAAAGTTACAAGCTAATACAAATTTTTCATATATTGTTAAGCACAATCTTTTGGAGTAAAGAAATGGCAGAGGAGGCAACTTACATTGTCTTGGTCAGCTTCTTGAATCATTTCTTCCCAGTGGACATCCTCAATGCCGAATTCTTCACAAGCCTTTTGAAGCTCATCAGCTGTAATATAACCACTTCCATCTTTGTCGAAGTATGAAAAAGCTGCAAACAAATAATCTTCCTTCTCGATTTTGTTGGCATGCAACATTGCAGCTACGAACTCCCCATAGTCAATTGTTCCGCTATTGTCAATGTCCGCCTGCATTTTCAGCAGAAGATTGGAGCTAAATATAATGAAAGAGATGTATTATATTATCAAAGGAAGACTGCCTACAGTACACACACTTGTGAAGTTCTTAGATATTAGCTAAGCTAAAACTGCTCATAACATCATCTTTATAAACTATAAATTTCTGCATAAGTTTCATCATCTTCAAGATTTATTAATGCAAATTTGTCACTAAAATTATTAAAACTGTGTGATGCAGCTTTAGAATTCAAACTTTTAGGCGTTAAAATTTGGTAaattttgcttttcctttttgaAATACGAAGAAAAGAACCTTCcagtatgaaaataaaaaaagtcgATGACATGACATTTAGTACTAGAAGGAAAAAGAGATGCCTATTACTTACAGCCTTCATCAAGTCGTGTATCTCTGATTCATTAAGATTAGCTCCAAATTTCTTTAATCCAATCTTTAGTTCATCGAAAGTAATTTGGCCACTGTTATCTGTGTCAATCATTTTGAACATCTCTTTCAAGCCAGCGATTTCCTCTTCAGAAAGTTTCTCTGCAATAACCTGCATAAATAGAACTTCATTTTAGAAGACATGGATAACTataaaaattagaagaaaaacaATAACTAAATCAACTTTCCATGTAACTGTACAAGTTGTAGCATTTTACTGCAATTTTAAGTAGAAATTACATTATTGTTTTTGTCTGGTTATAGCATTTAAGGATAACCTACCCTGAtagccattttcttcaacttGTTCATAGCAGAAAACTGTGTTAAGCGAGTCAATATTGCAGAATCGAGAGGCTTATCTGGGGCCACACCTTCAATCTGCACCCAAGGatgacctgcaaaaggaaatatAAGAATAACAAAAGGAAACTTTTGAATGTTCAATGCCAAAGCATCAGCCCTGTATTGGTAATCACTCGAATAAAAAGGTAACTTATTGActttgaaaagaaaacaagactAGTTTAGATGATCTAATTCAAATGACATACAACTAAAACCACTTTATGCAAACAACATTACTGCATTAACATTGCATATTATAACCAACTAGAATAACGAAGTACCCTATATAACGAGTGGTTTATTATCTTACTTCCATCAGAAAACTTATGTATTCAGTCATATTTGAACTGGACGCGAAAGATACATCATACTTTAAGGGCTCACATTTATCGGACAAACAGAAGGAGGACTCGAAGTATTATATTCTCCTGCTTCCGAAGTGAAATAGTTGTCCTCAGAGTTATAGTTAGCTACATTCTGAATACAAAAGTGAAGATGAATGATGACTCACATAAAACTTCATGTGCTGTTAGTCGTTTTCTGGGGTCTCTGACAAGCATTCTCCTAACCAAGTCCTTTGCACCTTGAGAGATTTTAGGCCAAGGATCCAACTCGAAGTCTATATCACCATGTAAAACCTCATCAAATATTTCCTGCTCACTTTCTGTCCAAATATCAAAAGAAGAATGAGAAGTTCATTCTGTACTTCATCCAACATAAACTTATGAAAATGTGGCATCTCACAAGACATTAAAAGATCAGCTTACCACCCCAAAATGGAGGAACGCCGCTTAGAAGAATGTAAATTATAACACCTGCACTCCAGATATCAGCCTCTGGACCATAACGCTTACGCAGAACTTCTGGAGCAACATAATAAGGGCTTCCAACAACATCATCGAATATTTTCCCTGTGGTCCATAACTTAAATCAATGATCTAGACACTGTAAAACCAACATGCATAAGGAAAAAAACCAAGGTAATTCCAGAAAGCATATCGTGTAGATAGTTTTAGaattgtgtgaaaaataactgatACTTGAAATATATATTCCTGATCAAATGACAAGCATACAAGGAAAAATGTTACAAA is drawn from Nicotiana tabacum cultivar K326 chromosome 22, ASM71507v2, whole genome shotgun sequence and contains these coding sequences:
- the LOC107801034 gene encoding calcium-dependent protein kinase 26-like, producing MGNNCVHAKISKDGFFSSIWWSRSPDMITYKKKESGSQTSTTEKEPEDPNSVQNKPPELVKIESRPSEQVIIIVKDEMKDARVEDMIKIKVDLKPAQMLGGSEKAKPAEAAKARKPHNVKRMESAGLQVDSVLKTKTGHLKEHYNLGEKLGHGQFGTTFLCVEKATGKKYACKSIAKRKLLTDEDVEDVRREIQIMHHLSGNPNVISIKGAYEDAVAVHVVMELCTGGELFDRIVKRGHYSERQAAELARTIVGVVEACRSLGVMHRDLKPENFLFINEDEDSPLKTIDFGLSVFFKPGKIFDDVVGSPYYVAPEVLRKRYGPEADIWSAGVIIYILLSGVPPFWGESEQEIFDEVLHGDIDFELDPWPKISQGAKDLVRRMLVRDPRKRLTAHEVLCHPWVQIEGVAPDKPLDSAILTRLTQFSAMNKLKKMAIRVIAEKLSEEEIAGLKEMFKMIDTDNSGQITFDELKIGLKKFGANLNESEIHDLMKAADIDNSGTIDYGEFVAAMLHANKIEKEDYLFAAFSYFDKDGSGYITADELQKACEEFGIEDVHWEEMIQEADQDNDGRIDYNEFVAMMHKGNADLGKKRLPNNFNIGFREALEVC